Below is a genomic region from Treponema sp. OMZ 798.
TTTTTTGGTAATTATTTTAGCTGCAGCGGCTTCTTTATTTAATGTCGGTACGGCTTTTCTATTAAAACTTATTGCCGATTCGGTTCTCAACTACGAACTGAATAAAATGATTTTTCTTGCAGTCTGCACTGCGGTTTATATTTTTGCGGCCGTTTTATCTGATTTTTTAGCTCATTATTCTCGTGTTAAATTTTGTAAAAATATTTCCTACCTGCTAAAAAATGACATTATTTTAAGTCTTTTAAATAAAAGCGTTCTTCATAAAGAAAAAAAATCTTATTCCGATTATCAATCATTATTATTAAACGATGTTTTAAGTTTGGAGCAAAACTATTTTGATGCTCTTTTATCCTGTCTATATCAGGTTCTTAATTTGGTTTTTTCGTTCTTGTCGGTTTTATACATTCAGCCGATTTTTTTACCCGTAATTTTGCTCATCTGTGTTTTTCCTGTTTTGTTTCCTAAGCTGACACAAAATAAACTTGAAGGCTTACAAAAAAATAAATCGGACGCCCGTTCGTTTTTTATAAAAAAATTAAGCGATGTATTGAACGGTTTTAGAACAATTAAAATGTATGGAGCGGAAGAAGCCGGAACAAAATATTCCGGGAATGCAAATTATGATTATACCCAAGCCGAAATAAAACTTGCAAAGCGTGAAAATCTTATTATGTCATCAGCATTCGGGGCAGGGCTTTTAATTATTCTTTTAACATGGGTTTCCGGAGCCTTTTTTATAAGGGCCGGGCTGTTGACCTTTTCCGGTTTGATAGCCCTTACCAAAATTGCCGAATCGATAGCGGGACCTTTTCAAATTATAGGCGAAAGATATGCCGGTATAATGTCTTCTAAAGCCATCGAAAAAACTATAAATTCGGTTCTGCAAGAAAAAGAGGAACTTCATAGGTTAAAAGATTTTAAAGAAGTACAAATTAAGGATTGTGTAATTGTTAAAGAAGATAAAGAATGTTTGAACGTGGAAAATTTAGCCTTACGGATAGGAGATAGAATTCTTGTAACAGGGCTAAGCGGTTCCGGCAAAAGTACCTTACTTAATGTTTTGGCAGGATTTGAAAAAAATACGGGTAAACTTTATATAGACGGAGTTTTACAAGAAACGGATATTAACCTTTCAAGTTATGTTTTTATGCTGGAGCAAAAAACTCATATTTTTGATGCAGGATTAATAGAGAATATTACATTGTTTGATAAGTCAAAAAATACTGCTGCCGAAGATGCAATAAAAAAACTTAATATAGCCTATTTAAGCACAAAGCTTGAAAATCAAAAGAAATTTTCAGGCGGAGAAGAACGCCGTATTGATTTTGCAAGGTTGCTTATAAGAAATTTAAGTGAAAAAATAGTTTTACTTGATGAACCTTTTTCGGGACTGGATGCAGAAAATACCGAGAATATGATAAAAATAATAAACGGTTTAAATCCTAAAATCTTAATTGTAACAACACACGAAGCAGAAAAATTAGGCGGCTTAAACTATAACCGCCTTTTAAAAATCGAGAATACCGAAATAAAACCATTGAAATTTTTAGCAAATAAAATATAATTAAAGATAGAATTGGAGTATCCATAATGAAGCAAATAAAGAAAAAAGTATTAGCCCTTATAAAAGTTTTTATTATGACAGCCATATGTATGCTGCCGTTGTTATTTGTAAGTCCTCTTATAGCAGAAGAAACTTATGAAGCACAGGTACTGCGCCGGGAGGCCGAAAAAGGACATGCCGGGGCTCAGTACGACCTTGGCTTCATGTATAAGGAAGGCCGGGGTGTAGAGCAAAGTTATGAACAAGCTGTCTATTGGTATAATAAAGCTGCTGAACAGGGATTTGCCGAGGCACAGAATAATCTCGGCTTTATGCATAAGGAAGGTCTGGGTGTAGAGCAGAGTTATGAACAAGCCGTTTACTGGTATGGAAAGGCTGCAGAACAGAAACTTGCTGAGGCACAGTTTAATCTTGGAAATATGTACTTTGACGGCTTAGGTCTTGCAAAAAACGCCGAAAAAGCCGCAGAATGGTACCTAAAAGCAGCGGACCAAGGGCTGGCAAAGGCAGCGAATAAACTCGGCTGGATGCACCACAAGGGTGTCGGGGTTCGGCAAAATGATGAGAAAGCAGTCTACTGGCACCGCAAAGCAGCGGAACAGGGAGATGCCGAAGGACAGTTTAATCTTGGCTGGCTTTATTATGAGGGAATAGGGGTAAAAAAAGATTATAAGAAAGCTGTAGAATGGTTTGCTAAGGCTGCGGAGCAGGGGCTGGCTGAGGCACAATACCAACTTGGAAAGATGAGCCAAGAAGGACAGGGTAGAGTTCAAGATTATACTCTTGCTGCCGAATACTTTAGTAAAGCAGCAAAACAGGGACATAAGAGGGCGCAAGCAAAGCTTAAGGAATTGGAAGATCGGATAAATAAAAATAGTAAGCCCTTATTGATTATAGATAAAGACGGTACTCTCACCGGAGTTACCGATAAATCAAAACTGAAAGGAAAACTTGTTCTTCCTGCTGAGGTAAAAAAAATCTCTAACTGGGTTTTTTCCGATTGTATCGGCCTAACGGAAATCTACTTATCGGCAAACCTTACTAAAATCGCCGATAATGTTTTTTCCGGCTGCACTAGTTTAACAAAGATAGACTTTTCTTCTTGTAAACATCTTACCGAAATCGGCGTAAGGGCTTTTTCCGATTGTACGAGTTTAGCAAAGGCGGATCTTTCTTCTTGTACACGTCTTACAGGAATCGGTATGGTTGCTTTTAACGGCTGTATCGGCTTAACTGAAGTCCGATTTCCTTCAAGTCTCACCGAAATCGGCGGATGGGTTTTTTCCGGCTGTAAGGGTTTAACAAAAGTAGATCTTTCTTCCTGCACACATCTTAAGGAAATCGGTGAACAGGTTTTTGAAGGTTGTACCGGCTTAACTGAAGTCCGTTTACCTGCAAGCCTTACGGAAATCGGAGAATTGGCTTTTGCACACTGCAGCAATTTGCATACGTTGACAGTCAACCCTGCAAATCCTGTTTACGTCAGCAAAGATAATGTTATATATGCAAAAAATATGAAGAAACTTGTATGTGCGGCCGGCGGTATTAGAAAAGTTTACATACCCGATACGGTTACCGAAATCGGCAAAAGAGCTTTTGAAAGCTGTACTGGCTTAGTGGAAATTAGTTTCCCTGTCAATCTTACAGAAATCGGAGAGCGATCTTTTTCCGGTTGTACGAGTTTAGTCAGGATAGACCTTTCTTCTTGTATAAGTGTTACGAAAATCGAAAAAAGAGCTTTTGAAGACTGTATCGGTTTAGCAGAAATTAATTTTCCTGTAAATCTTACCGAAATCGGAGAGCGATCTTTTTCCGGTTGTACAGGTTTAGTAAAGATAAATCTTTCATCATGTACAAGTCTTAAGGAAATCGGTGAATGGGCTTTTTCCGGTTGCACAAGTTTAGCAAATGTAGATCTTTTTGCTTGTACAAGCCTTACAGAAATCGGAAAATGGGCTTTTTCCGGTTGTAAAGGTTTAACCAAGATAGACCTATCTGCTTGTACAAGCCTTACGGAAATCGGTGAATGGGGTTTTTCCGGCTGTACTCACTTAAGCGAAATCAGTTTGCCTGCAAGTCTTACCTTTATTGGACCGAAGGCTTTTAAATATATTTCACCTAGTGTAAAGTTTAATATACCGAACAAAAAGGTAGAAAAACTGCTTAAAGGTAGTACCAATGCTTCCTAGTTTTTATGTCATAGGCGGCTTATTGATTTTGCACGATTGCCTATAATAACTTTAAAACTGAGGTACAACCTCTCCGGCTGTTTCTCCCCGATGGTTTTTAATGCTTTTATCGGCAATGTTGTCGAAATATTCGTAATCAGACTCAGCGATTACTCCGAGTTTTTTTAACAAGTGAACCAAAACGATATCTCTTGTCTTTGAAATTCCGTCATAGACTTTGATTGCTATTCCGTATTTTTTATCGGGTAAAAGGCCGCCGAAGTATCCGTTTGCTCCGGATTTTACGACGAGTTTGCCCGGGTATTTTTTGACCAGGAGGTGGTCGATTCTATCCGTGCCGGAAGTGTATTCGGAACAGGCTGTTATGGACTCTATGATGTCTTTTGCATGGCTAGACAAATTTTGAGGAAGGTTTTCGTAGTCGGCCATTCTTGCCATTCCGAATGCAAAATTGTAAAGGGGCAGGGAGTGGACGGGAACACCGCAGCCGTCAACCGAGATGTTATCACCCGGAATTTTGCAATCACAGATTAGTTCTATCATTTCCCTTATTTTTTGTTGAACGGGGTGATGCGGCTTGTAATAATCCTCAGTGGAAGCCTTCATCAATACGGCAGCCGTCA
It encodes:
- a CDS encoding leucine-rich repeat protein, with translation MKQIKKKVLALIKVFIMTAICMLPLLFVSPLIAEETYEAQVLRREAEKGHAGAQYDLGFMYKEGRGVEQSYEQAVYWYNKAAEQGFAEAQNNLGFMHKEGLGVEQSYEQAVYWYGKAAEQKLAEAQFNLGNMYFDGLGLAKNAEKAAEWYLKAADQGLAKAANKLGWMHHKGVGVRQNDEKAVYWHRKAAEQGDAEGQFNLGWLYYEGIGVKKDYKKAVEWFAKAAEQGLAEAQYQLGKMSQEGQGRVQDYTLAAEYFSKAAKQGHKRAQAKLKELEDRINKNSKPLLIIDKDGTLTGVTDKSKLKGKLVLPAEVKKISNWVFSDCIGLTEIYLSANLTKIADNVFSGCTSLTKIDFSSCKHLTEIGVRAFSDCTSLAKADLSSCTRLTGIGMVAFNGCIGLTEVRFPSSLTEIGGWVFSGCKGLTKVDLSSCTHLKEIGEQVFEGCTGLTEVRLPASLTEIGELAFAHCSNLHTLTVNPANPVYVSKDNVIYAKNMKKLVCAAGGIRKVYIPDTVTEIGKRAFESCTGLVEISFPVNLTEIGERSFSGCTSLVRIDLSSCISVTKIEKRAFEDCIGLAEINFPVNLTEIGERSFSGCTGLVKINLSSCTSLKEIGEWAFSGCTSLANVDLFACTSLTEIGKWAFSGCKGLTKIDLSACTSLTEIGEWGFSGCTHLSEISLPASLTFIGPKAFKYISPSVKFNIPNKKVEKLLKGSTNAS
- a CDS encoding asparaginase; the protein is MEILLKSYRGKIEDLYTFGSIAVVDKNGNIVFSAGDTKEVSFPRSSAKLFQAMVPLSLGAKEKFNLSREEIAQICASHSGEDFHIKTVTGILNKIGLDERALKCGPHYPFKREVELQMKINNEKPRDIHNNCSGKHSGMLTAAVLMKASTEDYYKPHHPVQQKIREMIELICDCKIPGDNISVDGCGVPVHSLPLYNFAFGMARMADYENLPQNLSSHAKDIIESITACSEYTSGTDRIDHLLVKKYPGKLVVKSGANGYFGGLLPDKKYGIAIKVYDGISKTRDIVLVHLLKKLGVIAESDYEYFDNIADKSIKNHRGETAGEVVPQF
- a CDS encoding ABC transporter ATP-binding protein, encoding MKKNAFASKYFFKNKLSFFLVIILAAAASLFNVGTAFLLKLIADSVLNYELNKMIFLAVCTAVYIFAAVLSDFLAHYSRVKFCKNISYLLKNDIILSLLNKSVLHKEKKSYSDYQSLLLNDVLSLEQNYFDALLSCLYQVLNLVFSFLSVLYIQPIFLPVILLICVFPVLFPKLTQNKLEGLQKNKSDARSFFIKKLSDVLNGFRTIKMYGAEEAGTKYSGNANYDYTQAEIKLAKRENLIMSSAFGAGLLIILLTWVSGAFFIRAGLLTFSGLIALTKIAESIAGPFQIIGERYAGIMSSKAIEKTINSVLQEKEELHRLKDFKEVQIKDCVIVKEDKECLNVENLALRIGDRILVTGLSGSGKSTLLNVLAGFEKNTGKLYIDGVLQETDINLSSYVFMLEQKTHIFDAGLIENITLFDKSKNTAAEDAIKKLNIAYLSTKLENQKKFSGGEERRIDFARLLIRNLSEKIVLLDEPFSGLDAENTENMIKIINGLNPKILIVTTHEAEKLGGLNYNRLLKIENTEIKPLKFLANKI